From the genome of Colletotrichum destructivum chromosome 10, complete sequence, one region includes:
- a CDS encoding Putative glycoside hydrolase, family 28, pectin lyase/virulence factor yields MKFLPIIAGLSALAAAAPAELDTRASCTFTDAKTAMSKKTSCTDIVLNGISVPAGQTLDLTGLKDGTRVTFKGTTTFGYKEWEGPLIAIGGKKVAVVGASGNSINCQGERWWDGKGGNGGKKKPKFFKVKINDGSITGLNVKNTPAHGFSINSVSNLKVQNILFDNKDGDSKGGHNTDAFDVGQSTNINISGAKVYNQDDCLAINSGTNIVFEKGYCHGSHGLSIGSVGGRSSNTVKNVVIRDSTIEKADNGIRIKTIAHKTGSVSGITFDNITLKDINKKGIVIQQDYENGSPTGTPTAGIPITDVVVRNVKGTVAAKGTDIYILCAKGACSNWKWSGVSVTGGKTSKECSGIPSGSGAKC; encoded by the exons ATGAAGTTCctccccatcatcgccggcctcagcgccctcgcggccgccgctcccgccgagctcgacacCCGCGCCTCCTGCACCTTCACCGAcgccaagacggccatgTCCAAGAAGACGTCCTGCACCGACATCGTCCTCAACGGCATCAGCGTGCCCGCCGGCCAGACCCTCGACCTCACCGGCCTCAAGGACGGCACCCGCGTCACCTTCAAGGGCACCACCACCTTCGGCTACAAGGAGTGGGAGGGCcccctcatcgccatcggcggcaagaaggtcgccgtcgtcggcgcctcGGGCAACTCCATCAACTGCCAGGGCGAGCGCTGGTGGGACGGCAAGGgaggcaacggcggcaagaagaagccTAAGTTCTTCAAGGTCAAGATCAACGACGGCTCCATCACCGGCTTGAACGTCAAGAACACCCCGGCCCACGGCTTCAGCATCAACAGCGTCTCCAACCTCAAGGT CCAAAACATCCTCTTTGacaacaaggacggcgacTCCAAGGGCGGCCACAACACCGACGCCTTCGACGTCGGTCAGtccaccaacatcaacatctcCGGCGCCAAGGTCTACAATCAGGACGACTGCCTCGCCATCAACTCGGGCACCAACATCGTCTTCGAGAAGGGTTACTGCCACGGCTCCCACGGCCTCTCcatcggctccgtcggcggccgctcCTCCAACACGGTCAAGAACGTCGTCATCCGCGACTCCAccatcgagaaggccgacAACGGCATCCGCATCAAGACCATCGCCCACAAGACGGGCTCCGTCTCGGGCATCACCTTTGACAACATCACCCTCAAGGACATCAACAAGAagggcatcgtcatccaGCAGGACTACGAGAACGGCAGCCCCACCGGCACCCCCACCGCCGGCATCCCCAtcaccgacgtcgtcgtccgcaaCGTCAAGGGCACCGTCGCGGCCAAGGGCACCGATATCTACATCCTCTGCGCCAAGGGCGCCTGCTCCAACTGGAAGTGGTCCGGCGTCTccgtcaccggcggcaagACCTCCAAGGAATGC